One segment of Macrotis lagotis isolate mMagLag1 chromosome 1, bilby.v1.9.chrom.fasta, whole genome shotgun sequence DNA contains the following:
- the LOC141509842 gene encoding platelet glycoprotein VI-like, with the protein MLGSLAALLCLGLCLNQSVKAQRERLAKPTLWAVPSSVIPWGKSVMIRCHGSEGAHRFLLEKDGSAELRDMQEVPGPLEEAEFFIPDIAAETAGRYRCRYQASNFWSDLSDPLELIVTGLYPKPSISVRPASNVAIGQNVTLHCESQLGSDRAVLYKTSGANAPQALISSDYQANFQYSSVTKTHAGIYLCYSFDSDFPYLWSTPSDTLLLKISGSSKERDLIHETPNYEYKTRQYTFTSLRLIIVGVTLAILGALINEAWRHKNSYETKKSFKPEHPEGQ; encoded by the exons ATGCTTGGGTCCTTAGCAGCCCTGCTCTGTCTTG GATTGTGTTTGAACCAGAGTGTCAAGGCACAAAGGG AGAGACTCGCCAAACCCACCTTGTGGGCTgtgcctagctctgtgatcccCTGGGGGAAGTCTGTCATGATCCGCTGTCACGGTTCAGAAGGGGCCCACAGGTTCCttttggagaaggatgggagtGCGGAGCTGAGAGACATGCAGGAAGTCCCTGGCCCCTTGGAAGAGGCTGAGTTTTTCATTCCAGACATAGCAGCAGAGACAGCAGGTCGTTACCGGTGTCGATACCAGGCTTCCAACTTTTGGTCAGATCTCAGTGACCCCTTGGAGTTGATAGTCACAG GATTATACCCCAAACCTTCCATCTCGGTCAGACCAGCCTCCAATGTGGCTATAGGACAGAATGTGACCTTGCATTGTGAGTCACAACTCGGGTCTGACAGAGCTGTTCTCTATAAGACAAGTGGGGCCAATGCACCCCAAGCCCTGATCTCCAGTGATTACCAGGCCAACTTCCAATACTCCTCTGTGACCAAAACCCATGCTGGCATATACCTATGTTACAGTTTTGATAGTGACTTCCCCTACCTCTGGTCAACACCCAGTGACACCCTGTTGCTCAAGATTTCAG GAAGCTCCAAGGAAAGGGACTTAATCCATGAGACTCCTAACTATG aATATAAGACTCGGCAATATACCTTCACCAGCCTCCGGTTAATAATAGTTGGTGTAACCTTGGCTATCCTGGGGGCTCTGATTAATGAAGCTTGGCGTCACAAGAACTCATATGAAACTAAGAAATCCTTTAAACCTGAGCATCCAGAAGGACAATAG